From Anoplopoma fimbria isolate UVic2021 breed Golden Eagle Sablefish chromosome 11, Afim_UVic_2022, whole genome shotgun sequence, one genomic window encodes:
- the LOC129098696 gene encoding transmembrane ascorbate-dependent reductase CYB561 — protein MDDSAPHPARSVFPWLVGASQVVGLAAVVLTGVWMGHFRGGFAWDGSALEFNLHPLCMVLGLVFLQGDAILVYRVFRNEAKRNVKMLHGIIHLLALIISIIGFAAVFDFHRAAKIPDMYSLHSWCGMTTLVLFCVQWVMGLLFFLFPVGSSWLRAAYLPVHGFCGLLLLVMAIGSSLLGITEKLLFSIMPTYSLFTPEGVLANVLGILLVCFGVLLVYVVTREEYRRPPNPEEESLSVHFKTLTEGGSPTTP, from the exons GCTCGCTCCGTGTTCCCGTGGCTGGTGGGAGCGTCGCAGGTGGTGGGTCTGGCAGCGGTGGTGCTGACCGGCGTGTGGATGGGCCACTTCCGCGGCGGCTTCGCCTGGGACGGCTCGGCGCTGGAGTTCAACCTGCACCCTCTGTGCATGGTACTTGGGCTGGTTTTCCTTCAGGGCGATG ccaTCCTGGTCTACAGAGTATTTCGGAATGAGGCGAAGAGGAACGTGAAAATGCTTCATGGTATCATTCACCTGCTGGCcctcatcatcagcatcatag gTTTTGCAGCTGTATTTGACTTTCACAGAGCAGCAAAGATCCCCGACATGTACTCTCTACATAGCTGGTGCGGAATGACTACCCTAGTCTTATTCTGCgtacag TGGGTGATGGGTTTGCtgttcttcctgtttcctgttggCTCATCATGGTTACGAGCCGCGTACCTCCCTGTCCATGGGTTCTGCGGCCTGTTGCTGCTGGTTATGGCCATAGGGAGCAGTCTGCTCGGCATCACGGAGAAACTCCTCTTCAGCATCAT GCCAACCTACTCTTTGTTCACCCCTGAGGGGGTGCTGGCCAACGTCTTGGGGATCCTGCTGGTGTGTTTCGGGGTGCTGCTGGTCTACGTGGTCACCAGGGAGGAGTACCGGCGTCCGCCAAACCCAGAGGAAGAGTCTCTGTCCGTCCACTTCAAGACCCTGACCGAGGGGGGGTCGCCCACCACGCCTTGA